In the genome of Harmonia axyridis chromosome 4, icHarAxyr1.1, whole genome shotgun sequence, the window ACACTTACACTATTTGAAACGTGAGTCAACTCAAAAACTACattagaaattaattaaatgaATTAGATAAATGCAAACATAATCGGATTACGAATAtgtttttttcgttattttggTACACAGTAATAATTTTAGAGATAAATTTCGTCTTCAGTTTCGGAATAACAGCATGTGATCTTAATAATGGTTACGTTCTTCACAGATAGTGGAAAATATAGTTCCAATGGAGATGCACATATCAAGAAACATTCTGTTGCGGATTCTGTACATTCAAAAACCAGGTTTTCGGAAATAGATGAGGACGAAAATAGGCAAGTATTAGTTATATCGAATTTACTATTAGTAAAGAAAACAGATAATCACCAATTCTCCATAATACAGAGTTTAATCATTcgatagaattgattttgagttatattttcttttttaccACTCTTTCCTTTTTCTGTTAAATTTATAAAACTTATTTCACATGACTGAAAGTGCAACGAACATACCCAATCTACTGTTAAAATAAAACAATCAAACGAAAATTCGACTGAGATCCACTGCATTTAATTATCAATCAgaaattccttgaaaaaaaaacttcaaaagaatTTGCTATGTACTTTTGCctcattattattcaaaaatataaacacCACATAATATGCTTCTTTTCATAAATTGCAGCACAATAGAGCTCTTACCAACTGATTCTTGTTTTAAATTGTTGTATtgattccattttattttttctttcattcgaaTATCTTCTAGTTACTGTCTCTTtctttatttctatttcttcaagaaatttggtgttttttggtttattttataACGAAAcaagtgaatgaacaaaccaATACcacttctaaagggtgttttttttagagctataaaactttgaattgcaataaaacaacgatggattattcgattaacatgaatttcatttattcgcaagattatcttatggcattacattttaaatatgatttctggcatatgaccgccacggctggctcggatgtagtccaatcgtccaattttcgatgactttttccaacatttgtggccgtatattggcaataacacggcgaatgttgtcttccaaatggtcaagggtttgtggcttatccgcatagaccaatgacttcacataaccccacagaaagtagtttagcggtgttaaatcacaagatcttggaggccaattgacatgtccaaaacgtgaaataaggcggtcaccaaacgtatatttcaataaatcgattgtggcacgagctgtgtgacattttgcgccgtcttgttggaaccacagctcctcgacatcatggttgttcaattcaggaatgaaaaagttagtaatcatggctctatgccgatcaccattgactgtaacgttctggccatcatcgtttttgaagaagtacggatctatgattccaccagcccataaagcgcaccaaacagtcagtttttctggatgtaacggtgttttgacatacacttaaggattagcttcactccaaatgtggcagtttcgtttgttgacgtagccattcaaccagaagtgcgcttcatcgctaaacaaaataaaatggacgtaatgcgcgataagcattccgtacagaaccattattttcgaaatgaaattgtactatttgcaagcgttgtttaggcgtgagtctgaTGATTCATGATGACtagccaaaccaaactgagaataaatcacttgacagctgttaaatcggtcgccatctcgactagtaatgccaacttaaagttatatacctcgaaaaaaaacacccgttaataTTGTAgcgaaaaaataatgatttttttaattaaggTCCTGGTGGTATACTTTCTGCATAAGGTGTAGATCAGAGGAGTCACATCCATCATGGCAGCCGACGTTCTGGTCTTCAATGTGTCCATATCCTTTCTGCCCAACATATAGGCAATTCTCAAGACTGATAGCCCTGGTACTGATAGGAACACTATCGTACTGCGTGTTGTACGCTATTGTTGGAGAAACAGCTGCTCCTGGAGGAAAAGTATATACTCTCATCATTTTAAGCATATGCGCCCATCTAGGCGGGTGGTTAATGAGTTTGACAACCCTTCCTGCTCTTATAGGGATGCTATTTGTTGGATTAATATTCCAGAATGTAGGGGTTGTGGATATAGACGACTCGTActctaatataaccaaggaactTAGGTGAGTTTTCTTTAGCATCATTTCTTGAAGACAGCGTTATACCATTTGGTTATGCCAAATCTCAACTCGGTCGTATCTGTGTCACTGAAATGTAGGTTTTtccatattcaataaaataatattgtacTCAAAAATTTTGTTGTATTGGCTCTGATGACTATACCAACCTAAAATTCCACACTGAGCTTGAAATTGTGGTTCTCTATAAACATGCAGAATTTCAATCTAAACCGATCTGTTGTCAGGAAAgtattaggtaatttttttccaatattttttttatattgttggTTTTAATGACATTTTGCACAAATTTCGAAAATGCTATTGTAAATCTATATCCAGAATCTCAAAATCTAAATTTTGTGGTCCCGCATATTGCATAACGaactttccaaaaaaataatttcaatattttttgctacattttttttgtaaggaaatATTGAACAACAATTAACTAATACAATTCTTTTCCATGTGTCAGGAATATTGCGTTGGTGATTATCTTAATCCGAGCTGGACTTGACTTGGATCCACATGCATTGAAGAGATTGAAATTCACTGTCGTCAAACTTGGTCTTGGTCCATGGTCTGTTGAGATGATTAGTGTTGCAATCTTGGCATTCTACCTCCTGGAACTCCCATTGAGTTGGGCGCTTCTTTTAGGGTGCATTGTTGCTGCTGTGTCGCCCGCTGTTGTGGTACCATGTCTTTTTCGACTCAGAAACAAAGGTAAATATCAAAATTGCATAAATGATTTACTGGTGAAGTTTATATGGCAAAAGTTGAAACAGTGGTTGTATTTTGGCGAGACTTTCTCGAACCAAATAACGTAGGTACCCTCTCTCTTTAGGGATTACGGTGTTTAGTCTCCAAGATCGCTGGTTGACTCATTAGTTGAGCTTTACAGTGATCTTTGTCCGAAaaacaccctctcacaccatcgtggaggtgattttgaataaattcgGGGATTCTTTATGCACCCACCGATGCCTCGCTAGAAAGTGACGCGTAGCCAGCAACGCCACCTTTCGGGCATGCAAAGTCACAGCACAAGTTACTGCAGTATCGATGTATGGTTTTGCTAACTTTGATTCCTTTCCAGGCTATGGTGTTGCTAAAGGAATACCAACGTTGATAATAGCTGTTGCTGGTATTTGTGACGCGTTGTCTGTAGCCATCTTCGGAATAGGAAAGAGTATAATGTTTTCGGACGACTCCGTGACTTCGCAAATACTAAGTGGCCCAGTGTCTGTATTAGGAGGTATAGGATTCGGCATCATTTGGGGTATTATCTGCAATTACACACCAGAAAAACATGATCCCTTTATGGTACCTCTTAGGATTCTCCTCCTGTTGGTTGGTGGGATGATAGCTGTGTTTGGTAGTGATCTCATAGGTGAGTTCTCAATTCAGCTTCATTTCGGAACTTCATGAGAAATTAATAATGAAGTGTTGCAAACTTCTTGCTAGCAAATTTTAAACCAAGGGGCTTTTGAACCAATCTACTTCGCAATTTTGCACCCTCCACGACTCCACACCTTGCAAACGTcgcgaaaaaataaatttgagttgtAAAGTCCAGGAAAAGTTGCGAAGTAGTTTGATGTCGTACCAAATTGCTGCGAAAcagtatatttttttccacttgGACAATTCAGTGCCCTGGTGAATCCATAATCTCATATTGAAGAGATTATAGAAAGGTTATTCTGTGAATCGGCGAGACAGTCAAAAAGTAAAGAGTTGGGCTTGTTTTGTTAACTAACAACCTTTAAAAAATGGTGGTTTTTGATCTcagaatttcaaacaatcagaTTAAATTTTTAGCGTACTGAACTGGTACTATTTTCCAACAAGATCCATGAATTAATTGATTATTCTGATAATGTATGACTAGAATATGTTGCATTTCAAATCAGTATTTTAGAAAACCACCATAATTGAGAGATATCGGAATTATAGTATGATGTACATAGATGCATCCTTGATGGCTCTTGTAGTGTGGAGCATTGACTCCGACATTAGAGTGAAGAAGATTGAGCCCTTTGTCGCAACGAGGGATAGGATAAAACTGTTTGAAATTCAACAAATGACTAGGGAATCCAAATCACTTGATCTGAAAGGGTTCAACATCTTCGTCTCGCCTTTTTGTTAGAGTCGATTCCTATCTCTCTATGAGCTACCTACTTTCTATTAGATCAAttgcaattttgaattttcaggtTATGGAGGGGCTGGTCCACTGGGATGTGTGACCGCGGCATTCATGGCTATTTTCTTCTGGTCGAATCAAGGTTGGGAAATTGAAGATAATCCAGCAGCTACCGCTTTTGAGATATTCTGGATGATTTTCGAGCCCATCCTCTTTGGTGTTACAGGAACACAGATTAAAATAAACGAACTCGATCCAGAAATTGTGACGTATTCACTGGCAATACTGGTAGTTGGAGTGGTAATCAGGATTATGCTCACCATTGTTATAGGCATAGGATGCAAGCTCAATTTGAAAGAGAAATTATTTGTAGCATTGTCGTGGATGTCGAAGGCTACAGTTCAAGTAAGATTCTACATATAACTATATAAATTTTAATTGGGTTCTCGGCAAAGTAggcaattcaattcaaacaacCATTAGTTattttcatctatatttcggtGCTATATTGGCCCCCTTCATCAGGATGCTGACAAATGTTTTAATCTTTTAGAGAACCTTAAGTTCTAAATTATTCACAAAAACAATCGTattcttctgatattttaaatacctTTCACTGATATCCAAACCAATACctatattcctttttttctgtacGTGGAATAGATATATTCAATTAACCCTTTCATTGAGTACTAGAAATTTTAGGCTGAAATATTCTGAAGTAGGTATCACtcttttcgcaaaaaaaaaattctttcaatgaTTTCATCTTTATTGGATGAATTTTCGTGTCGTAAGTCGACTACAAAGTTCCAATTATTGAATCTTCTATCACAATTCTATTCTATCGCAAAGAAAATatgtccaaaaaaaattttgctcATTAAGACCCTCAAATTcatgcaagggcgtagaaatggggggtgcTGGGGGTAATTACTAATTATCCCCCAACCCCCCCCAAGaatttcaaaacataaaattccaGGAATCTCGCAAAGACAAAGAACTAAAagttctccataaaatgaaccaataataatcatgttactttcctttgaaatcgacactcTTTACGAtttatgagttcattatc includes:
- the LOC123679039 gene encoding sodium/hydrogen exchanger 9B2 isoform X1, whose translation is MNVIKFSMKPPRIKITKSEDEEYEDSMATRKISAMSANADRKGPVRKKNLFTSTLDVLGNNTQSPLVEPPSSNRRVSIIGMDNPAFESPSRNRKVSATSDHILEGPVRKKSSMVNSFQKEYDSGKYSSNGDAHIKKHSVADSVHSKTRFSEIDEDENRSWWYTFCIRCRSEESHPSWQPTFWSSMCPYPFCPTYRQFSRLIALVLIGTLSYCVLYAIVGETAAPGGKVYTLIILSICAHLGGWLMSLTTLPALIGMLFVGLIFQNVGVVDIDDSYSNITKELRNIALVIILIRAGLDLDPHALKRLKFTVVKLGLGPWSVEMISVAILAFYLLELPLSWALLLGCIVAAVSPAVVVPCLFRLRNKGYGVAKGIPTLIIAVAGICDALSVAIFGIGKSIMFSDDSVTSQILSGPVSVLGGIGFGIIWGIICNYTPEKHDPFMVPLRILLLLVGGMIAVFGSDLIGYGGAGPLGCVTAAFMAIFFWSNQGWEIEDNPAATAFEIFWMIFEPILFGVTGTQIKINELDPEIVTYSLAILVVGVVIRIMLTIVIGIGCKLNLKEKLFVALSWMSKATVQAALGPVTLGIVAEDSIEHEYAKKVLMVCILSILLTAPTGAILISIGGPRLLTKTKFPDVPEGWRRSHRPSIRDISIIDEEEEKSDIETANIENSISYKEKSTDENT
- the LOC123679039 gene encoding sodium/hydrogen exchanger 9B2 isoform X3; amino-acid sequence: MAELHNVHEHLHYLKHSGKYSSNGDAHIKKHSVADSVHSKTRFSEIDEDENRSWWYTFCIRCRSEESHPSWQPTFWSSMCPYPFCPTYRQFSRLIALVLIGTLSYCVLYAIVGETAAPGGKVYTLIILSICAHLGGWLMSLTTLPALIGMLFVGLIFQNVGVVDIDDSYSNITKELRNIALVIILIRAGLDLDPHALKRLKFTVVKLGLGPWSVEMISVAILAFYLLELPLSWALLLGCIVAAVSPAVVVPCLFRLRNKGYGVAKGIPTLIIAVAGICDALSVAIFGIGKSIMFSDDSVTSQILSGPVSVLGGIGFGIIWGIICNYTPEKHDPFMVPLRILLLLVGGMIAVFGSDLIGYGGAGPLGCVTAAFMAIFFWSNQGWEIEDNPAATAFEIFWMIFEPILFGVTGTQIKINELDPEIVTYSLAILVVGVVIRIMLTIVIGIGCKLNLKEKLFVALSWMSKATVQAALGPVTLGIVAEDSIEHEYAKKVLMVCILSILLTAPTGAILISIGGPRLLTKTKFPDVPEGWRRSHRPSIRDISIIDEEEEKSDIETANIENSISYKEKSTDENT
- the LOC123679039 gene encoding sodium/hydrogen exchanger 9B2 isoform X2, producing the protein MTDVLGNNTQSPLVEPPSSNRRVSIIGMDNPAFESPSRNRKVSATSDHILEGPVRKKSSMVNSFQKEYDSGKYSSNGDAHIKKHSVADSVHSKTRFSEIDEDENRSWWYTFCIRCRSEESHPSWQPTFWSSMCPYPFCPTYRQFSRLIALVLIGTLSYCVLYAIVGETAAPGGKVYTLIILSICAHLGGWLMSLTTLPALIGMLFVGLIFQNVGVVDIDDSYSNITKELRNIALVIILIRAGLDLDPHALKRLKFTVVKLGLGPWSVEMISVAILAFYLLELPLSWALLLGCIVAAVSPAVVVPCLFRLRNKGYGVAKGIPTLIIAVAGICDALSVAIFGIGKSIMFSDDSVTSQILSGPVSVLGGIGFGIIWGIICNYTPEKHDPFMVPLRILLLLVGGMIAVFGSDLIGYGGAGPLGCVTAAFMAIFFWSNQGWEIEDNPAATAFEIFWMIFEPILFGVTGTQIKINELDPEIVTYSLAILVVGVVIRIMLTIVIGIGCKLNLKEKLFVALSWMSKATVQAALGPVTLGIVAEDSIEHEYAKKVLMVCILSILLTAPTGAILISIGGPRLLTKTKFPDVPEGWRRSHRPSIRDISIIDEEEEKSDIETANIENSISYKEKSTDENT